One genomic segment of Desulfurobacteriaceae bacterium includes these proteins:
- a CDS encoding 4Fe-4S binding protein: MKVIPYIDLDGCIGCEICVEICPKEVFVMSGIKAVVMSPEKCNGCYLCVENCPVDAVELKIGEP; the protein is encoded by the coding sequence TTGAAAGTAATTCCTTACATAGATTTAGATGGATGTATAGGCTGTGAAATATGTGTGGAGATCTGTCCTAAAGAAGTCTTTGTGATGAGTGGCATAAAAGCTGTTGTTATGAGTCCTGAAAAGTGTAACGGCTGTTACTTGTGTGTTGAAAATTGTCCAGTTGATGCTGTAGAGCTAAAAATAGGAGAACCGTAA